One Thermodesulfobacteriota bacterium genomic window, CCGGCTCCCGAGGCCGGTCCCCGGGGCTGGCCCCTCCTGGAGGAGCTCTGGCGCGCGGAGCTCGGGGGGTTCGTGGACGCCCCCCCGGTACCCGCCGACGAGGGCGTCTACGCCGCGAGCTGGAACGGTGCCCTCCTTCGCCTGGGCTTCCTGGACGGGGCGGTCCTCGCCTCGGTCAGCCTTCCCGACGCGGTGGACGCCCCGCCGGCGCTGGGCCCCGGAGTCGTGGCGGCGGCGTGCTGGGACCGGGGGTTGTATCTCCTGCGGCGGGGCAGCCTGGAGGTGCTCGACGTCCACGCCGAGGCCCCTTCTCCCGCCGACGACCACCGGCAGTCCGGGCCGGTCTTCCTCGGCACCACCCTGGTGGCCGCCGGCTGGTCCGGCACCGTGCGGGCCTTCGAGACCTCGGGGGGGCGCCTGGAGCCCCTCTGGTCGTTCCCGGCCGGGGGGCCCTTTCGGGCCGACCTGCGCACCGCCCGGGCGGGGGCCCGCACGCTGATCCTCGCTCCGTCCCAGGACGGGAACCTCTACGCTCTCGACCCGGTGTCGGGCCAGCCCGCCTGGGTCTACAGGGCCGGGGCGCCGCTCCTCTCCGCGCCGGCCGTAGGGGAAGAGACCGTCTACCTGGCGGACCGGGCCGGAACCCTCCACGCCGTGGCCCTGGCCGGCGGCACGGCGCGCTGGACTCGGCGCCTCGCGGGAGGCGCGTGGTATGCCCCCCCCCTCCTCCTGGACGAGGTCCTCTACCAGGGGGAGGACTCGGGCACCCTGTGGGCCATCGCGGCCGGGACCGGGCAGGTCCTGTGGCGCCGTCCCCTGGGAGCCGGAGTCCGCGCCCGGCCCGCCGAGGCCTCCCCGGGCCTGCTGGCCGTGCCCACGGTGGGGGGCCGCCTGGTTCTCCTGGACGGAGAAACCGGCTTCGAGCGCGATGCCCTGTCCCTGGGCGAGCCCTTTCTCTCGACCCCCGAGGAACGGGGAGGGCGGGTGTTCCTGGGGGGAAGGGACGGGCACCTGCGGGCCCTGGGGGTGCGGCGGCTGCCGGCGTCGGGGGAAGGAAGGGCTCGCTGATTCGCTGCCGGGGCCCGATTCTCGCACCCCGCGCGGGTCGACTGGGCCCACTGGGCCCAAATCCACCACCAACTCTAGGGGCGGGGTCCGGGAGCCCTGGAGAGGAACCCCGTGCCGCTTCGACCGAACTGGGGCAGCTCAGCCGAAACCAGCGAAGCTCGGCGCACCAGTGCCCTCGGAGACGCCGCCTCCGAACATCGCGGATTGCGGGGCGGAGCGCAAGGGCTCCCGGACCCCGCGTGCAAACCAAGCGGTGGTTCCAGGCACGCTAGACACCGCGAACGATTCCAGGTTACAAAGGCCCCTTCCCCGCCGCGCCTTCGCCAAGGGAGACCGCCGTGAGATCAATCCTCCTGCACCTTGCCCTGACCGCAGCCCTGCTCCTGGGCCTTGCCCTGCCCCCCTTCCCGGCCGCCGCCTGTGTGGGAAAGACCCTGGTGGTCGGCTCCCTGGAGACCCCCGAGGGGCGCTTGGTGGCCCAGCTCCTGGCGATCCTCATCAACGAGCGCACCGGAACCACCGTGAAGATCGCCGACTACCCCGACCCCGAGGCCCTGCATCGGGGGCTCGCCGCCGGCGACGCCGACATCGCGGTGGACTTCACGGGCCCGGCCCTGGCCCGGCTGGGCCTGCCGGTCCCGCCGGTGGGAGACGAGGCCTACCAGGCCGCCAAGGCAACCTACCTGGAGCGCCTCAACCTGGTCTGGCTCCCGCGCATGGGCTACGCCGGAAACTCCGGGCAGGTCCCGGCCGACGCCGCTCCCGTGGCCCGAAAGGACACCCTGAAGAAGTTCCCCGCCCTGCCCCGGCTCATCGCCCGCACGGAAGGCCTGCTCTCGGACGACGTCCTTCGGGGGCTCTCGGGTGCGGGAGAACCGGCCAAGACCGCCCGGGAGTTCCTCCGGGAGAAGAAGCTGATCTGATCGGGAGGCTGCCGTGAACCGCTCCGTCCTCAACCGCCGCCGTTTCCTCGCCCGCCTCGCCCAGCTCGGGTTCGTCGCCCTGGGCCCCCTGGGGTTTCCCCTCCTGCGCCCGGGCCGCGCCCGTGCCCAGACCCCCGCCTCCCCCCAACCCGTGGCCGTGGCGCGGGGCCCCGACGCCGCAGCCCTGGTCCGGGAAGCCGTGGGAAAGCTCGGCGGCATGGGAGGCTTCGTGAAACCGGGAGACCGGGTCGTGGTGAAGCCCAACATCGGCTGGGACCGCACCCCGGAAGAGGGGGCCAACACCCACCCCGAGGTGGTCGCCGAGCTGTGCCGCTTGGCCGTCGAGGCGGGAGCGCGGGAGGTGCGGGTCTTCGACCGCACGTGCAACGACGGGCGCCGCACTTACGAGCGCAGCGGCATCCGCGCCGCGGTGGAGGGCCTGGAGCGTGCTCCGGTGCAGCTCGAGCACGTGCGCGACGAGTGGTTCGAGGTGACGGACCTGCCGGGGGCTCGGGAGCTCTCCCGCTGGCCCCTCTACCGGCCCGCCCTGGCGGCCGACGTACTCATCAACGTCCCCGTGCTCAAGCACCACGGGCTCACCCACGTCACCATCGGGCTCAAGAACCTCATGGGGGTCATGGGAGGCAACCGGGGCCGGGTGCACCAGGGGATCGACCAGAATCTCGTCGACCTCAATCGGGCGGTGCGCTCCCACCTCACGGTGGTGGACGCCACCCGCATCCTCCTGCGCAACGGCCCCCAGGGCGGGGGCACAGACGGCGTGCGGACGGCCAACCTGGTGGCCGCCTCGGCCGACGTGGTGGCCGCCGACGCCTGGGGCTCCCGGGAGTTCGGGGCCGATCCCTTTCAGATCGCTCACGTGCGCCTGGCCCACGAGCAGGGCCTGGGGGTCGCCGACCTGGGCCGGATCGAGATCCTGTGAAGCTTCCGCTGCGGCGGGGCGTCCAGGGGGTGCTCCTCCTGGGGTTCCTCGCGCTCTTCGCCCGCACCGCCTATCGGGGCCAGGAACTCCTGGACTGGCCCGTCCACCTCTTCTTCCACCTGGACCCCCTGGCGGCCCTGGCCGCGGCCCTGGCGGGGGGGCTCGCCTCCCTGTGGGCCGTGACGTGGCTCGGAGCCGGCCTCCTGCTCGTTTTCACGGCCCTGCTCGGGCGTTTCTTCTGCGGGTGGGCCTGCCCCCTGGGTACCGCCCTGGACCTGTCGGGGGGCGGGCTGCGCCGCCTGAGGGGCGGTCGGCGCGGGAGCTGGCGCCCCCCGGCCCACACGGCTCCGGCGCTGCTGGCGGCGCTCCTGGCAGCGACTGTTCTGGGGCTGCCGCTCCTGGGACTCTTCGATCCCCTGAGCCTTTTCCTGCGAAGCCTCACCCTGACCCTCCATCCGGCCCTGGACGCAGGGGCCAAGGGCCTCCTGGCCCAGCTCTCCCTCTCGGACTCCGAGAGGCTGGCCGCCCTGGGAGACACCCTCTACCGGGCTGCCGAGCCGGTGCTCGCCTTCGGGCGACCCGCCTTTCTCCTCGCAGGCCTCACCACCCTCGTGTTCCTCGCGGTGGTGGCCCTGGAGCTGGTGGCCCCCCGCACCTGGTGCACGAGCCTGTGCCCCCTGGGCGCGCTCCTGGGGGTGTGCGCCCGGCTCTCGCCCCTTCGCCGCCGCCGCTCGGACCGCTGCGGACCCTGTACCACGTGCGCCGCCCGCTGCCCCACCGGCGCGGCGGCCCCCGAGGGCGCAGCGGACCCCTCCCTGTGCCTCCAGTGCGGCGGGTGCGAGCAAGCGTGTCCTTCCGGCGCCCGCCGGCCCGAGCTCGCCGCCCCCGGCCTGTCGCTTCCCGCCTCACCGGGGCGCCGTGCCCTCCTGGCCTCGGCGGGAGCGGGGGCGCTGCTGGCCCTGGGACCCAGGGTTCGGGCCGAGGAGGCGGAGCGAGCGTGGGACTTCCTGCGCCCCCCCGGGGCCGTGGACGAAGCGCAGTTTCGCCTGCGCTGCATCCGGTGCGGCGCCTGCATGCGGGTCTGTCCCCAGGGGGCCCTCCACCCCGCCCTGCTGGAGGCGGGCCTGGGAGGGCTGTGGAGCCCCCGGCTCGTGCCGCGGCTCGGCTACTGCGAGTACCACTGCCGCCTGTGCGGACAGGTGTGCCCCACCGGCGCCATCCGATATCTGGAGGAGGGGGAGAAGGAGACGACGGTCATCGGGCTCGCGGTCTTCGAGCAGGACCGGTGCCTTCCCTACCGGGCAGCGGAAAACTGCATGGTCTGCGAAGAGCACTGCCCCACGGCACCCAAGGCCATCGTCTTCCACGAGGAGGTCCGTGCCGACGCCCTGGGAGTCTCGAAGCCGGTCAAGGTGCCCCGGGTCGTGGAGGAGCGGTGCGTGGGCTGCGGCATCTGCGAGACCCGGTGCCCCCTGCCCGGCCGCAGTGCGATTCGCGTCACACGGGAACGCCCGGGAGATTTATCCCTTTTCTTCTAGTCAATAGTGCTGCCCGTTTTTGACAGGACGGGTGAGCCGCTCTACCCTACCGCCCTACCCGGCACACCGGCCTCCACCGGGGCCCGATCGAACGAGGAGCACGACATGGCGCGCATCTTCGCTGACAACAGCCTGAGCATTGGCAACACCCCGCTGGTTCGGATCAACCGGATCTCCCTGGGTCTCCCCGCGACGATCCTGGCCAAAGTAGAGGGGCGAAACCCGGCCTACTCGGTCAAGTGCCGGATCGGGGCCAGCATGATCTGGGATGCGGAGAAGCGGGGCGTGCTCAAGCCGGGCGTCCGGGTCGTGGAGCCCACGAGTGGAAACACCGGCATCGCGCTCGCCTTCGTCTGCGCCGCCCGGGGGTACCGCCTCCTCCTCACCATGCCCGAGACCATGAGCCTGGAGCGCCGAAAGATGCTCGCCGCGCTCGGGGCCGAGCTCATGCTGACCCCGGGCAGCGAGGGCATGGGGGGCGCCATCCGGCGCGCCCAGGAGATGGCCGACGCCGACCCCGAGGGGATGTTCCTCCCCAACCAGTTCAAGAACCCCGCCAACCCCGAGATCCACTTTCGCACCACCGGGCCGGAGATCTGGAACGACACCGACGGCAAGATCGACATCCTCGTCGCGGGAGTCGGCACCGGGGGCACCATCACGGGCGTGAGCCGCTACATAAAGACGGAGAAGGGCAAGGCCATCCGGTCGGTGGCGGTGGAGCCCGCGGCATCCCCGGTGCTCTCGGGGGGCTCCCCCGGGCCCCACAAGATCCAGGGCATCGGCGCGGGCTTCAAGCCCGACGTGCTCGACCTGTCCCTGGTGGACGAGGTCCTTCAGGTCACCGACGAGGAGGCCTTTGCCTTCGCCCGCCGGCTCGCCCGGGAGGAGGGGATCGTCTCCGGGATCTCCTGCGGCGCCGCCATGGCGGCGGCGGTCCAGGTGGCCTCCCGCCCCGAATCGGCCGGCAAGACCATCGTCGCGATCCTCCCGGACTCGGGCGAGCGATACCTCTCCACGGCGCTGTTCGAGGGGTAGGTTGCGGGGGGGCGGGTAGATGGGACGTATGGGACCCATGGGACGAATGGGAATGAGAGACGTGGCGGAACCCCGCTTCACGTTTCACGCTTCACGTCTCACGTCTCACGGCCCAGCAGCGGCTGCACCTTCACGGGAGCCTTGCGGCCCCGCAGGCGCACCCAGCGCCCCTCGCCCCACTGGAAGCCGTCGCCCGCGGCCTTGACCGCGGCCCGGGTGGCCAGGATCTCGCCCGCGCCGGCCAGCGCCTGGACGCGGTGGGCCAGGTTTACGGTGTCGCCCACTACCGTGTACTCCATCCTAAGGTCGCTCCCCAGGTTTCCCGCCTGGGCGGTGCCCCAGTGGACCCCGTACCCCACCCCCACCCCGGGGAGCCCCGCCCGGGCGCGCTCCGCCGAGAGGCGGCGCACCGTGGCGTCGAGCTCCAGCGCGGTGCGCAGCGCGCGCTCGGCCTCGCCCCCCGTCAGGGAGGGCGCGCCGAAGACCGCCATGAAGCCGTCGCCCATGAACTTGTCGATCATCCCCCGGTGCTCCACCACCACTTCGGCCATGGGGCCGAGGTATGCGTTCAGGGTCTCGAAGAGCTCCTCGGGGGTGAGCCCCTCGGCGGCGTCGGTGAAGTCGCGCATGTCGGCCACCAGCACGGCAACGTCGAGCTCCCGGCCCTCGAGCCGCTCGCCGGGGCGCAGGGAGAGGACCAGCTCCGCCACCTCCCGGGTGAGGTACCGGGCCATGCACAGCCGCATGTGCTCCCGCTCGGTCACGTCCTGTACGCTGACAACCACCGCCTCTTCCTCCCCGGCCCCCCCGTCCAGTACGTCGCCGCGCACGTGCCGGTACACCACCTCGCCCCCGTGCCGCTCGAGCCGCAGGCTTCGAGCCTCGAACCTCCCGGTGCGCTGGATCTCCTCGTCCAGGGCCTCCAGGTCGAGTCCCTTGAGGTAGGCGAACACCTCGGCCACGTGCCGGCCCAGGGCGTCCTCAGGGCGGATGCCCGTGAGCTCGGCCATCCAGCGGTTGAACCGGTGCACCCTTCGGGACCATCGCCCCACCACGAGGACGCCCCACCCCAGGCTGTCGAGGATGCGGGCGTCGATCCCCTCCGCCGCCGCCGTTCCACCCATGTCGCCCTCCCGCGCTGCTGTCCAGGGGAGGGCACCCTAGCGGCGGATTCGGAGGCTGTCAAAACGGCGGCCCAAGGTCGGGGGAGTGAGGAACACAGAGGCCGGGAAGGGGGAGGCGTGGGGGGCTTGCCATGGAAATCGCGATCGAAATCGACCCCGACTGCGATCCCGATTTCGATCCCGATCTCGATGGGAGAGGGGGGCGGGCAGCGACGGTCCGGGACAGGGCCTAGCTCAGGCCGGGCGCTCGAAGAGGGTCAGCGCCCATCGGCCCGAGGCGACGTCGTGGCGCAGAATGTACCGGGCGCCGTCATCCCCCCGCACCTTGAAGTACCGGTAGTCGGGGGCGAGCCAGCGGTCGAGGACCTCCTCCACGACCACCTCGCGGGCACCCAGGTGAAACCGCCGCGGTGTCTCCTCGCCCCGGTACCCCGCGTAGCACTCCACGTGGACGTCCACGGGTCCTCCTCGCGCAAGAAGGCCGGCTTGGCGCCGGCCCTCCTCAACCCGTCCCACCTGCGCATCGCGTCTAGCCGCGGCGCCCTTCGGCCTCCATGGCCGCGAGCCGCAGGCGGTTTCGCTCCTCCACCCCGCGCACCAGCCAGGAAACCGCCTGGTTGTAGGGGGTGGGGATGCCGAGGCGGGAGCCCTCCGCCATGATGACCTCGTTGAGGTTGCCGATCTCCGTGGGCCGGCCCGCCTCCACGTCCTGGAGCATGGAGACCTTGTTGTCCCGCGTGCCGGCAAAGGCC contains:
- a CDS encoding PQQ-binding-like beta-propeller repeat protein yields the protein MRAGVAVALCLCLSMFGCAGAPGGPRSEAPPGRTVWQGQVRIAEDITFPRGSELVLEPGTVVRFAFRDDDGDGWGDASLRVEGALIARGTPEEPVVFTSENAPAEPGSWGEIRIDFGSFHLSHVLVEGSTRGLHTHFSRGRVEDSVFRRNVDGTRFGESAVEVERCLFAEHPGKAMNSRRCRNRVMGNLFRGNRHGIFLFEADAGSAFEANHFRDNEAPFYLGDFFEGTVDAGTNDWGGALPAAAPDNEAARILAAFAPAPEAGPRGWPLLEELWRAELGGFVDAPPVPADEGVYAASWNGALLRLGFLDGAVLASVSLPDAVDAPPALGPGVVAAACWDRGLYLLRRGSLEVLDVHAEAPSPADDHRQSGPVFLGTTLVAAGWSGTVRAFETSGGRLEPLWSFPAGGPFRADLRTARAGARTLILAPSQDGNLYALDPVSGQPAWVYRAGAPLLSAPAVGEETVYLADRAGTLHAVALAGGTARWTRRLAGGAWYAPPLLLDEVLYQGEDSGTLWAIAAGTGQVLWRRPLGAGVRARPAEASPGLLAVPTVGGRLVLLDGETGFERDALSLGEPFLSTPEERGGRVFLGGRDGHLRALGVRRLPASGEGRAR
- a CDS encoding glycine betaine ABC transporter substrate-binding protein, whose translation is MRSILLHLALTAALLLGLALPPFPAAACVGKTLVVGSLETPEGRLVAQLLAILINERTGTTVKIADYPDPEALHRGLAAGDADIAVDFTGPALARLGLPVPPVGDEAYQAAKATYLERLNLVWLPRMGYAGNSGQVPADAAPVARKDTLKKFPALPRLIARTEGLLSDDVLRGLSGAGEPAKTAREFLREKKLI
- a CDS encoding DUF362 domain-containing protein, with translation MNRSVLNRRRFLARLAQLGFVALGPLGFPLLRPGRARAQTPASPQPVAVARGPDAAALVREAVGKLGGMGGFVKPGDRVVVKPNIGWDRTPEEGANTHPEVVAELCRLAVEAGAREVRVFDRTCNDGRRTYERSGIRAAVEGLERAPVQLEHVRDEWFEVTDLPGARELSRWPLYRPALAADVLINVPVLKHHGLTHVTIGLKNLMGVMGGNRGRVHQGIDQNLVDLNRAVRSHLTVVDATRILLRNGPQGGGTDGVRTANLVAASADVVAADAWGSREFGADPFQIAHVRLAHEQGLGVADLGRIEIL
- a CDS encoding 4Fe-4S binding protein: MKLPLRRGVQGVLLLGFLALFARTAYRGQELLDWPVHLFFHLDPLAALAAALAGGLASLWAVTWLGAGLLLVFTALLGRFFCGWACPLGTALDLSGGGLRRLRGGRRGSWRPPAHTAPALLAALLAATVLGLPLLGLFDPLSLFLRSLTLTLHPALDAGAKGLLAQLSLSDSERLAALGDTLYRAAEPVLAFGRPAFLLAGLTTLVFLAVVALELVAPRTWCTSLCPLGALLGVCARLSPLRRRRSDRCGPCTTCAARCPTGAAAPEGAADPSLCLQCGGCEQACPSGARRPELAAPGLSLPASPGRRALLASAGAGALLALGPRVRAEEAERAWDFLRPPGAVDEAQFRLRCIRCGACMRVCPQGALHPALLEAGLGGLWSPRLVPRLGYCEYHCRLCGQVCPTGAIRYLEEGEKETTVIGLAVFEQDRCLPYRAAENCMVCEEHCPTAPKAIVFHEEVRADALGVSKPVKVPRVVEERCVGCGICETRCPLPGRSAIRVTRERPGDLSLFF
- the cysK gene encoding cysteine synthase A — its product is MARIFADNSLSIGNTPLVRINRISLGLPATILAKVEGRNPAYSVKCRIGASMIWDAEKRGVLKPGVRVVEPTSGNTGIALAFVCAARGYRLLLTMPETMSLERRKMLAALGAELMLTPGSEGMGGAIRRAQEMADADPEGMFLPNQFKNPANPEIHFRTTGPEIWNDTDGKIDILVAGVGTGGTITGVSRYIKTEKGKAIRSVAVEPAASPVLSGGSPGPHKIQGIGAGFKPDVLDLSLVDEVLQVTDEEAFAFARRLAREEGIVSGISCGAAMAAAVQVASRPESAGKTIVAILPDSGERYLSTALFEG
- a CDS encoding adenylate/guanylate cyclase domain-containing protein yields the protein MGGTAAAEGIDARILDSLGWGVLVVGRWSRRVHRFNRWMAELTGIRPEDALGRHVAEVFAYLKGLDLEALDEEIQRTGRFEARSLRLERHGGEVVYRHVRGDVLDGGAGEEEAVVVSVQDVTEREHMRLCMARYLTREVAELVLSLRPGERLEGRELDVAVLVADMRDFTDAAEGLTPEELFETLNAYLGPMAEVVVEHRGMIDKFMGDGFMAVFGAPSLTGGEAERALRTALELDATVRRLSAERARAGLPGVGVGYGVHWGTAQAGNLGSDLRMEYTVVGDTVNLAHRVQALAGAGEILATRAAVKAAGDGFQWGEGRWVRLRGRKAPVKVQPLLGRET